One window from the genome of Natronomonas pharaonis DSM 2160 encodes:
- a CDS encoding Zn-ribbon domain-containing OB-fold protein has protein sequence MNYDEFLDALAAGDERYLESPEGHGWLPPRRVCPESGSTDLSPAALPEEGEIVALTQVHVPAPDFADDAPYCTAVVDFGPVRVTGVLQGVEYEAVAIGDTVTAGVGHSETTDERIVVFEPV, from the coding sequence ATGAACTACGACGAGTTCCTCGATGCGCTTGCGGCGGGCGACGAAAGGTACCTTGAGTCGCCCGAGGGCCACGGTTGGCTGCCGCCACGACGGGTCTGTCCGGAGTCCGGGTCGACCGACCTCTCACCGGCAGCGCTGCCAGAGGAGGGAGAAATTGTCGCGCTAACACAGGTCCACGTTCCGGCCCCCGACTTCGCCGATGACGCGCCGTACTGTACCGCTGTCGTGGACTTCGGACCGGTTCGAGTAACTGGCGTTCTGCAGGGCGTTGAGTACGAAGCTGTCGCCATCGGCGATACCGTCACTGCGGGCGTCGGTCATTCGGAGACGACCGACGAGCGTATCGTCGTTTTCGAGCCGGTCTAG
- a CDS encoding thiolase domain-containing protein has product MAEIRVAGTGITDFGEHDRTTRDLFAEAGLAALDDASVPAEDVEALYYGNFIGELAERQGHQGPLVAEAAGLDCPSTRVESACASSGAAVREGVQAIHAGADVVVVGGAERMSNMGTEGATEGLATAADDLHEVRAGVTFPGAYALMASAYFHQHGGGPEDLAHIAVKNHDNALVNDHAHLQQEITVADALDAPQVASPLGLYDACPISDGASAVVLVSDDYAEENDLSAPVAITASSQASDHLALHDRESLTETPATEVAAEAAYQEAGIGPNDLDCIEVHDCFTIAEVLALEGLGVYETGEAIGAARRGETTRDGELPVNLSGGLKAKGHPVGATGAAQIVELTRQLDGTHPRAPDDASVGLAHNAGGTVASVTVHVLEVAE; this is encoded by the coding sequence ATGGCTGAGATACGGGTAGCCGGAACCGGAATCACTGATTTCGGTGAACACGACCGAACCACACGCGACCTGTTCGCGGAGGCTGGACTCGCGGCGCTGGACGACGCCAGCGTCCCGGCCGAAGACGTTGAAGCGCTCTACTACGGGAATTTCATCGGCGAACTCGCCGAGCGACAGGGCCATCAGGGACCGCTCGTCGCGGAGGCCGCCGGGCTGGATTGCCCGTCGACCCGCGTCGAAAGCGCCTGTGCCTCTTCGGGGGCCGCTGTTCGTGAAGGTGTACAGGCGATTCACGCCGGTGCAGACGTGGTCGTCGTCGGCGGCGCAGAGCGGATGTCCAACATGGGAACGGAGGGTGCGACCGAGGGGCTCGCAACGGCTGCCGACGACCTCCACGAGGTCCGGGCAGGCGTTACGTTCCCCGGCGCGTACGCGCTGATGGCCTCAGCGTACTTCCACCAGCACGGCGGCGGTCCGGAGGATTTGGCCCACATCGCCGTCAAGAACCACGACAACGCTCTCGTCAACGACCACGCACACCTCCAGCAGGAGATAACGGTTGCGGACGCTCTCGATGCGCCACAGGTGGCCTCGCCGCTCGGCCTCTACGATGCCTGTCCCATTTCGGACGGCGCGTCGGCCGTGGTGCTGGTTTCAGACGATTACGCGGAGGAAAACGACCTCAGCGCGCCAGTCGCTATCACCGCAAGCAGTCAGGCGAGCGACCACCTCGCTCTTCATGACCGGGAGTCGCTGACCGAAACGCCGGCAACGGAAGTTGCGGCCGAGGCAGCATATCAAGAGGCCGGGATTGGCCCCAACGACCTCGATTGCATCGAGGTCCACGACTGTTTCACCATCGCCGAGGTGTTGGCGCTCGAAGGGCTCGGCGTCTACGAGACCGGCGAAGCCATCGGCGCGGCCCGCCGCGGCGAGACAACACGGGACGGCGAGTTGCCGGTGAACCTCTCCGGTGGGCTGAAGGCGAAGGGCCACCCGGTCGGTGCGACCGGCGCGGCACAGATAGTTGAGCTGACGCGACAGCTCGACGGCACGCATCCGCGTGCCCCGGACGACGCGAGCGTTGGACTCGCGCACAACGCTGGCGGCACCGTCGCGAGTGTCACGGTTCACGTCCTGGAGGTGGCAGAATGA
- a CDS encoding PrkA family serine protein kinase, with translation MNDMETLEELSKEYRDTIPSDLRRVHSFEWYLETLYEDPKVARSSHQRLADMFDYYGTEYDEEAGVVEYALAAEDPLDEGENTFYGRGIHESIHEFVNKVKSGARGLGPEKRIKLLLGPVGSGKSDFDRQVRQYFEDYTARDEGRMYTFRWTGLCDILGDQDPSDDVVRSPMNQDPLVLLPPKQRERVLEDINEALDAPYTIRNEQALDPASEFYMDALLEHYDDDLQQVLENHIEVVRLLADENKRQAIETFEPKDKKNQDETELTGDVNYSKIAVYGESDPRAFDYSGAFCNANRGIFSGEELLKLQREFLYDFLHATQEQTIKPKSNPRIDIDQVIVGRTNMPEYRDKKGDEKMEAFNDRTKRIDFPYVLQYDAEARIYRKMLKNADVPEMHVEPHTLEMAGLFGVLTRIEEPDGGTISILQKAKAYNGEIDEGEDIDVTKLREEGDTTADIGEGMDGVSPRFIGDEIAEAIMDSMHRGRTFLSPLAAFNHLEENLENHGSIPEEQFEDYYRYLELVREEYKERAIEDVRHALAYDLDEIQRQGEKYMDHVMAYIDDDTVEDELTGREQDPDEAFLRAVEEKLDVPGDRKDDFRQEVANWVSRRAREGEPFEPQDNDRLRRALERKLWEDKKHNINFSALVSSGDLDDDERNAWVDALEEQGYSTDGAKEVLEFAGAEVAKSELEE, from the coding sequence ATGAACGACATGGAAACCCTCGAAGAACTCAGCAAGGAGTACAGAGACACGATTCCGTCCGACCTCCGTCGGGTCCACTCGTTTGAGTGGTATCTTGAGACCCTCTACGAGGACCCCAAAGTGGCCCGCAGCTCCCATCAGCGGTTGGCCGACATGTTCGACTACTACGGCACCGAGTACGACGAGGAAGCCGGGGTCGTTGAGTACGCCCTCGCCGCCGAAGACCCGCTGGACGAGGGGGAAAACACCTTCTACGGCCGTGGCATCCACGAGTCCATCCACGAGTTCGTCAACAAGGTCAAGTCGGGGGCCCGCGGTCTCGGACCGGAAAAGCGTATCAAGCTACTGCTCGGGCCGGTCGGCTCCGGTAAATCCGACTTCGACCGGCAGGTCCGACAGTACTTCGAGGATTACACGGCCCGCGACGAGGGCAGAATGTACACCTTCCGATGGACCGGACTTTGCGATATCCTCGGCGACCAGGACCCGTCGGACGATGTCGTTCGGTCGCCGATGAACCAAGACCCGCTCGTGCTCCTTCCGCCGAAGCAGCGGGAGCGCGTGCTTGAGGACATCAACGAAGCGCTTGACGCCCCCTACACCATCCGCAACGAGCAGGCACTGGACCCGGCCAGCGAGTTCTACATGGACGCGCTGCTGGAACATTACGACGATGACCTCCAGCAGGTGCTCGAAAACCACATCGAGGTGGTCCGACTGCTTGCCGACGAGAACAAACGACAGGCAATCGAGACCTTCGAGCCGAAAGACAAGAAAAACCAAGACGAGACGGAGCTGACCGGCGACGTCAACTACTCGAAAATCGCCGTCTACGGCGAGTCAGACCCGCGCGCCTTCGACTACTCCGGGGCGTTCTGCAACGCCAATCGGGGAATCTTCTCCGGCGAGGAGCTCCTGAAGCTCCAGCGGGAGTTCCTCTATGACTTCCTGCATGCGACGCAGGAACAGACCATCAAGCCGAAGAGCAACCCCCGCATCGACATCGACCAAGTCATCGTCGGGCGGACGAACATGCCCGAATACCGCGATAAAAAGGGCGACGAGAAGATGGAGGCGTTCAACGACCGGACAAAGCGCATCGACTTCCCGTACGTCCTCCAGTACGACGCCGAGGCCCGTATCTACCGGAAGATGCTCAAAAACGCCGACGTGCCGGAGATGCACGTCGAACCACACACCCTTGAGATGGCCGGGCTGTTCGGGGTATTGACCCGCATCGAGGAGCCGGACGGCGGCACCATCTCGATACTCCAGAAGGCCAAGGCCTACAACGGCGAAATCGATGAGGGCGAAGACATCGATGTCACAAAGCTCCGCGAGGAGGGCGACACAACGGCCGACATCGGTGAAGGGATGGACGGCGTTTCGCCGCGTTTCATCGGTGACGAAATCGCCGAGGCCATCATGGACTCGATGCACCGCGGTCGAACGTTCCTGTCGCCGCTCGCCGCGTTCAACCATCTCGAGGAGAACCTCGAAAACCACGGCTCGATTCCCGAAGAACAGTTCGAGGACTACTACCGGTACCTTGAGCTCGTCCGCGAGGAGTACAAAGAGCGGGCCATCGAGGACGTTCGACACGCGCTGGCCTACGACCTCGACGAAATCCAACGGCAGGGCGAAAAATACATGGACCACGTCATGGCCTACATCGACGACGACACCGTCGAAGACGAGCTCACGGGCCGCGAACAGGACCCCGACGAGGCGTTCCTGCGGGCTGTCGAAGAGAAGCTCGATGTTCCCGGCGACCGGAAGGACGACTTCCGACAGGAGGTCGCAAACTGGGTGAGCCGTCGGGCCCGTGAGGGAGAACCATTCGAGCCACAGGACAACGACCGACTACGACGCGCGCTGGAGCGAAAGCTCTGGGAGGACAAAAAGCACAACATCAACTTCTCGGCGCTGGTGTCCAGCGGCGACCTCGACGACGACGAGCGCAACGCATGGGTCGATGCGCTCGAAGAACAGGGCTACAGCACCGACGGAGCCAAAGAGGTCCTTGAGTTCGCCGGCGCGGAGGTCGCAAAGAGCGAACTGGAAGAATGA
- a CDS encoding DUF5820 family protein, protein MKRSAVSDDSTPDPSTLGDGWDIWSADSDRTVLAYRPDVFDGDEFPPPCLPTVYITRGRPNRRPEGNRNLPPDAPWMVTLYLEPEVNRDAEAYDTAAEAAAAAARLTRRFADGDVDYRGLYQIPRESYFERLDELTGGPTAE, encoded by the coding sequence ATGAAACGTTCGGCCGTGTCCGACGACAGCACGCCCGACCCCTCGACGCTCGGCGACGGCTGGGACATCTGGAGCGCCGACAGCGACCGGACGGTACTGGCCTACCGCCCCGACGTATTCGACGGCGACGAGTTCCCGCCGCCCTGTCTTCCGACGGTGTATATCACGCGTGGACGACCCAACAGACGGCCCGAGGGAAACCGGAATCTACCCCCCGATGCTCCGTGGATGGTGACGTTGTACCTCGAACCAGAGGTAAATCGCGATGCTGAGGCCTACGACACCGCGGCCGAAGCTGCAGCGGCCGCCGCACGGCTTACTCGCCGGTTCGCCGATGGCGATGTCGACTACCGCGGCCTCTATCAGATTCCTCGGGAATCGTATTTCGAGCGCCTCGACGAACTGACCGGCGGCCCGACAGCGGAATAA
- a CDS encoding PrkA family serine protein kinase, giving the protein MTDGDYIGRADDALRDTYEPPMSLTEYVETVFENPTSAAHASKYLLKAIEAAGTRTVIEEGEEKQRYRFFDDPYNDGEHAVLGNTAVLNAFVDDLRSIAARRGKEEKILWLDGPTATGKSELKRCLINGLREFSKTDNGRRYTVEWNVSATDATPGLTYGDDSSPDEDEWYPSPVQAHPLSVFPERVREQLIADLNDSRTDHIPIALDAELDPFSREAYDHLEERYRREGVEDLFSAVTDEKHLRVKNFVVDVGQGIGVLHSEDAGSPKERLVGSWMAGMLQRLDSRGRKNPQAFSYDGVLSQGNGLLTIVEDAAQHADLLQKLLNVPDERRVKLDKAVGMDIDTQMVVISNPDLEAQLNKHAEMEGTDPLKALKRRLDKHEFQYLTNLSLEAELLRRELTNETERWTAESYDELESRIREPVTLSVRDAEGTVKDRELAPHAVEAAALYAVASRLDAESLPPGIDLVDKALVYDKGYLQDGDERRYREEFDFGDATEGKTGIPVTYTRDIVADLLHETPDRHHPDLDVETIVMPRDVLNTMAEGLDDAPVFSSAERTEYENRLVPVKNHIFGRQESDVIDAIMREKQVDESTVEEYIEHVYAWVEDETIENDRGESVPPDPLKMKVFETEHLGRFDEDDYDGTEPEAAVETFRAEKIITALNRHAWRNRDAEFRVSDVDPRDIPVIETVLGRHDWDDVRRTYGDLDPAQWDDPPSGTETERVKERALTNMQELFGYSPAAAELTSRHVMGQVSYRWD; this is encoded by the coding sequence ATGACAGACGGCGACTACATCGGCCGCGCCGACGACGCCCTCCGGGACACCTACGAGCCGCCGATGAGCTTGACGGAGTACGTCGAGACGGTCTTCGAAAACCCGACATCGGCAGCTCACGCCTCGAAGTACCTGCTCAAGGCCATCGAGGCAGCCGGGACCCGAACGGTAATCGAGGAGGGCGAAGAAAAGCAGCGATACCGCTTTTTCGACGACCCGTACAACGACGGCGAACACGCCGTCCTTGGAAACACAGCGGTGCTGAACGCCTTCGTTGACGACCTGCGGTCGATTGCCGCCCGCCGCGGCAAGGAGGAAAAGATACTGTGGCTCGACGGTCCGACAGCCACCGGTAAATCAGAGCTCAAGCGGTGTCTCATCAACGGCCTCCGGGAGTTCTCAAAGACGGACAACGGGCGGCGCTACACCGTCGAGTGGAACGTCTCGGCGACCGACGCCACACCGGGACTCACCTATGGCGACGACAGCAGCCCGGACGAAGACGAGTGGTATCCGTCCCCCGTACAGGCACACCCCCTTTCGGTGTTCCCCGAGCGCGTCCGAGAGCAGCTGATAGCCGACCTCAACGACAGCCGTACGGACCACATTCCGATAGCGCTCGACGCCGAACTCGACCCATTCAGCCGCGAGGCCTACGACCATCTCGAAGAGCGCTACCGGCGGGAGGGGGTCGAAGACCTGTTTTCGGCGGTGACTGACGAGAAGCATCTCCGGGTGAAGAACTTCGTCGTCGATGTCGGACAGGGTATCGGTGTCCTCCACAGCGAGGACGCCGGGTCACCGAAAGAGCGGCTCGTCGGCTCCTGGATGGCCGGGATGCTCCAGCGGCTGGACTCCCGTGGCCGGAAGAACCCGCAGGCGTTCAGCTACGACGGCGTGCTCTCGCAGGGCAACGGCCTGCTGACAATCGTCGAAGACGCCGCTCAGCACGCCGACCTCCTGCAGAAGTTGCTCAACGTTCCCGACGAACGGCGGGTGAAGCTCGACAAAGCGGTCGGGATGGACATCGACACCCAGATGGTCGTCATCTCGAATCCCGACCTCGAAGCGCAACTGAACAAGCACGCCGAGATGGAGGGGACCGACCCGCTGAAGGCGTTGAAGCGGCGGCTCGACAAACACGAGTTCCAGTACCTCACGAACCTCTCGCTTGAGGCCGAGTTGCTCCGCCGAGAGCTGACAAACGAAACCGAGCGCTGGACGGCGGAAAGCTACGACGAACTCGAAAGCCGGATTCGGGAGCCAGTGACGCTTTCGGTTAGGGACGCCGAAGGGACCGTCAAGGACAGAGAACTCGCGCCGCACGCTGTCGAGGCGGCGGCACTGTACGCGGTCGCGTCCCGTCTCGACGCGGAGTCGTTGCCACCCGGCATCGACCTCGTTGACAAGGCGCTCGTCTACGACAAGGGCTACCTGCAGGACGGCGACGAACGCCGCTACCGGGAGGAGTTCGACTTCGGTGACGCCACGGAAGGCAAGACGGGGATTCCGGTGACCTACACCAGAGACATCGTCGCAGACCTGCTCCACGAGACGCCGGACCGCCACCACCCCGACCTTGACGTCGAGACCATCGTCATGCCGCGGGACGTGCTCAACACGATGGCCGAGGGGCTTGACGATGCGCCGGTCTTTTCGTCAGCCGAGCGAACCGAGTACGAGAACCGGCTCGTACCGGTCAAAAACCACATCTTCGGCCGGCAGGAGTCCGATGTCATCGACGCCATCATGCGCGAAAAGCAGGTCGATGAATCGACAGTCGAAGAGTACATCGAACACGTCTACGCGTGGGTCGAAGACGAGACCATCGAGAACGACCGCGGCGAGTCGGTGCCGCCGGACCCGCTGAAGATGAAGGTCTTCGAGACCGAACATCTCGGCCGGTTCGACGAGGACGATTACGACGGCACCGAGCCGGAAGCAGCCGTCGAGACGTTCCGTGCAGAGAAGATAATCACCGCACTAAACCGTCACGCGTGGCGGAACCGCGATGCGGAGTTCCGTGTTTCGGATGTCGACCCGCGGGACATTCCGGTCATCGAGACCGTGCTTGGACGCCACGACTGGGACGATGTCCGCCGGACCTACGGCGACTTGGACCCCGCACAGTGGGACGATCCACCGTCGGGAACCGAGACAGAGCGCGTCAAGGAGCGAGCGCTGACGAACATGCAGGAGCTGTTCGGCTACTCGCCGGCGGCCGCAGAACTGACGAGCAGACACGTTATGGGACAGGTGAGCTACCGATGGGACTGA